From Pseudomonas sp. G.S.17, the proteins below share one genomic window:
- a CDS encoding ABC transporter substrate-binding protein — protein MNLKNTVIKFGLASLLALAVNAQAAEPQLRIGIEAAYPPFASKTPDNQIVGFDYDIGQALCAEMKVECVWKENEFDGLIPALKVKKVDAIISSMSMTPERMKSVDFSNRYYRIPARLVVRKDSGITDVPAQLKGKRIGVQRATNFERYATEKFVPQGAILVPYSSQNEVFLDLLGGRLDATMASSVAIDEGLLKKPEGKDYQFVGPTFTEEQYFGTGIGVAVRKNDPLAGRFTQAIAAIRANGTYEKIRLKYFDFDIYGE, from the coding sequence ATGAACCTGAAAAACACCGTAATCAAATTCGGCCTCGCCTCACTCCTGGCGCTGGCCGTCAACGCCCAGGCCGCCGAGCCACAGCTGCGCATCGGTATCGAAGCCGCTTACCCGCCATTCGCGTCCAAGACGCCGGATAACCAGATCGTCGGCTTCGACTACGACATTGGCCAGGCGCTCTGCGCCGAGATGAAAGTCGAATGCGTCTGGAAGGAAAACGAATTCGACGGCTTGATTCCGGCCCTCAAGGTCAAGAAGGTCGATGCGATCATTTCCTCGATGTCGATGACGCCGGAGCGCATGAAGTCCGTGGATTTCAGCAATCGCTATTATCGAATCCCGGCGCGGCTGGTGGTGCGCAAGGACAGCGGCATCACTGACGTGCCCGCGCAGCTCAAAGGCAAGCGGATCGGCGTGCAGCGGGCGACCAATTTCGAGCGTTACGCCACTGAAAAATTCGTTCCGCAAGGCGCGATACTGGTGCCGTACAGCTCGCAGAACGAAGTGTTCCTCGACCTGCTGGGCGGCCGACTGGACGCGACCATGGCCAGTTCGGTGGCCATCGATGAAGGCTTGCTGAAGAAACCCGAAGGCAAGGATTACCAGTTCGTCGGCCCGACGTTCACCGAAGAACAGTACTTCGGGACCGGCATCGGTGTCGCCGTGCGCAAGAACGACCCGTTGGCTGGCCGCTTCACTCAGGCGATTGCCGCAATCCGCGCCAATGGCACGTACGAAAAGATTCGACTGAAGTATTTCGATTTCGATATTTACGGGGAGTAA
- a CDS encoding RidA family protein: protein MSTPIHRIESNARLSRCVVHNGVAWLSGIVAADCTQDIRGQTRQVLARVDELLAASGSDKGRLLSVQIWMKDMTADFSGMNETWSAWVDATQTPARATAQVMFDDPEILLELIVTAAV, encoded by the coding sequence ATGAGTACACCCATACACCGCATCGAAAGCAACGCGCGATTAAGCAGATGCGTCGTGCACAACGGCGTGGCCTGGCTGAGCGGCATCGTTGCAGCCGATTGCACGCAGGACATTCGCGGTCAGACCCGCCAGGTGTTGGCGCGCGTCGACGAATTGCTGGCGGCGTCCGGCAGCGACAAGGGCCGTTTGCTCAGCGTGCAGATCTGGATGAAGGACATGACGGCAGATTTTTCCGGCATGAACGAAACCTGGAGCGCTTGGGTGGATGCCACGCAAACCCCGGCCCGCGCCACCGCGCAAGTGATGTTCGACGACCCGGAGATCCTGCTGGAGCTGATCGTCACCGCTGCCGTCTGA
- a CDS encoding VOC family protein, which translates to MAIKQMISPCLWFDDQAQQAAEFYTGVFEDSRILGISHYGEAGFEVHGRPAGSVMSVMFELRGELFTALNGGPLFTFNEAISLQVYCESQAQLDNYWDRLSAGGDPNAQQCGWLKDKYGLSWQILPSLLLEKMGSGSVSQNDRLMTEILQMKKLDIARLERAFSGA; encoded by the coding sequence ATGGCTATAAAACAAATGATCAGTCCCTGCCTGTGGTTCGATGATCAGGCGCAGCAGGCTGCGGAGTTCTATACCGGTGTTTTCGAAGATTCGCGAATTCTCGGGATCAGCCACTACGGCGAAGCTGGTTTCGAGGTGCATGGGCGGCCAGCCGGGTCGGTGATGTCGGTGATGTTCGAGTTGCGCGGGGAGTTATTTACTGCCCTTAACGGCGGGCCACTCTTTACCTTCAACGAAGCGATATCGTTGCAGGTGTACTGTGAAAGCCAGGCGCAACTGGATAACTATTGGGATCGTCTGTCGGCAGGTGGCGACCCGAATGCCCAGCAATGTGGTTGGCTCAAGGATAAATACGGCCTGTCCTGGCAGATTTTGCCGAGTCTGTTGCTGGAAAAGATGGGCAGCGGCAGCGTCAGTCAGAATGACCGACTGATGACCGAGATCCTGCAAATGAAGAAGCTTGATATCGCCAGGCTGGAACGCGCGTTCAGCGGGGCTTGA
- a CDS encoding FAD/NAD(P)-binding oxidoreductase, with protein sequence MNDQPVDLLIIGAGPAGMSAAIEASRLGLKVVLLDEQASPGGQIYRNIRSASARSCAVLGVDYVAGGELAEAFMASAVDYRPNASVWQTTPERRVHYLVDGRAEVLQARHLLIATGAFERPMPIPGWTLPGVMTAGAGQILLKSAALIPAGPVVLAGCGPLLYLLAVQYLRAGIAIQALVDTSGHGDAVRSWRQLPGALRGWRDLLKGLHLLAELKRAGVRHYRNARQLRVEGEGRATGLSFDCAGRSWTLPASLILLHQGVVPNTQISWSLRVEHDWNEQQACWIARRSAEGQTSLPGIFIAGDGGAIGGASVARSQGCLAALTIAYQQQRIDQAQWKRLAKPWRQALDRENAARPLIDALYRPQAENRIPGDDVTVCRCEEVNAGAIRQYVDLGCLGPNQTKAFGRCGMGPCQGRMCGLTVTEIIAERRRISPAQVGYYRIRSPLKPITLMQLAGEKPSAGCQLSINTTP encoded by the coding sequence ATGAATGATCAGCCCGTGGATTTGCTGATCATCGGCGCCGGCCCTGCCGGGATGAGTGCGGCCATCGAAGCGTCACGTCTGGGCCTGAAGGTCGTTCTGCTGGACGAACAGGCCAGCCCCGGTGGACAGATCTACCGCAATATTCGCAGTGCATCCGCGCGCAGTTGTGCCGTACTCGGCGTTGACTATGTGGCCGGTGGCGAACTTGCCGAAGCATTCATGGCCAGCGCCGTGGATTACCGCCCAAACGCTTCGGTATGGCAAACAACACCGGAACGGCGCGTGCATTACCTGGTCGATGGCCGTGCCGAAGTCTTGCAGGCGCGCCATCTATTGATTGCGACGGGTGCGTTCGAACGGCCGATGCCGATTCCAGGCTGGACCCTGCCCGGCGTGATGACCGCCGGAGCGGGGCAGATCCTGCTCAAGAGTGCCGCGCTGATTCCGGCCGGACCCGTGGTGCTCGCCGGTTGCGGCCCCTTGTTGTATCTGCTGGCGGTGCAATACCTGCGGGCCGGCATCGCCATCCAGGCGCTGGTCGACACCAGCGGCCACGGCGATGCAGTGCGCAGCTGGCGGCAACTGCCTGGCGCATTGCGCGGCTGGCGGGATTTGCTTAAAGGGCTGCACCTGCTGGCGGAATTGAAACGCGCGGGCGTCCGTCATTACCGCAACGCGCGCCAGCTGCGGGTCGAGGGCGAGGGCCGCGCGACGGGTTTGAGCTTCGACTGCGCCGGTCGCTCGTGGACGCTGCCGGCATCGTTGATCCTGCTGCATCAGGGCGTGGTGCCCAATACCCAGATCAGCTGGTCCTTGCGGGTCGAGCATGACTGGAATGAGCAGCAGGCTTGCTGGATTGCACGCCGCAGCGCCGAGGGGCAGACCAGCCTGCCGGGCATCTTCATCGCCGGTGACGGCGGGGCGATTGGCGGCGCCAGCGTTGCACGGTCGCAAGGTTGTCTCGCGGCCCTGACGATTGCCTATCAACAGCAACGCATCGATCAGGCGCAATGGAAGCGTCTGGCCAAACCCTGGCGACAGGCCTTGGATCGCGAGAACGCGGCACGCCCGTTGATCGACGCGCTGTATCGCCCGCAAGCGGAAAACCGCATTCCTGGCGATGACGTCACGGTCTGCCGCTGTGAAGAGGTCAACGCCGGTGCGATTCGTCAGTACGTCGATCTGGGCTGCCTGGGTCCCAATCAGACCAAGGCGTTCGGGCGCTGCGGCATGGGGCCTTGTCAGGGGCGAATGTGCGGGCTGACGGTCACCGAAATCATTGCCGAGCGGCGCCGCATCAGTCCTGCGCAAGTGGGTTATTACCGAATTCGCTCGCCGCTCAAACCCATCACCCTCATGCAATTGGCCGGTGAAAAGCCTTCTGCCGGGTGCCAACTTTCTATTAATACCACCCCTTGA
- a CDS encoding OprD family porin, which yields MKVITISLIAVAITAAAMQTAAAEAFVSDQGEAKGFMEDAKANVLLRNYYFNRDGKNGIGDRRDWSQGVLGNFSSGFTQGTVGFGVDAYGWFGLKLDGGAGRSGTGNIPVDSDGSPESNFSSAGGALKVRFSKTLLKWGQMQPTAPVFAAGGTRLFPQTATGLSLQSSEITGLDLEAGHFTAANGPQHTDSDGEIYATYAGVTANSVDYVGGKYAITDALSVSLYGSEFEDIWRQYYANANYTLALANDQSMVFDFNIYRTNDEGQAKAGDISNTTWSLSGAYAFLAGHTFTLAYQQVHGDEPFDYAGFGDNGPGSSADSIFLANSIQYSDFNGPGEKSWQARYDLAMSAYGVPGLSFMARYANGKDIDGTKMALDSPYRAYGYGEDGKHHETNLEAKYVVQQGPAKDLSVRLRQAWHRGNADQAEGDQNEFRVIVDYPISIL from the coding sequence ATGAAAGTGATTACTATCAGTTTGATTGCAGTGGCAATTACGGCGGCGGCTATGCAAACAGCCGCCGCGGAAGCGTTTGTCAGCGATCAAGGCGAAGCAAAAGGCTTCATGGAAGACGCCAAGGCCAATGTGCTATTGCGCAATTACTACTTCAATCGCGACGGTAAAAATGGCATCGGCGATCGAAGAGACTGGTCGCAGGGTGTATTGGGTAATTTCTCCTCAGGGTTTACTCAAGGCACAGTCGGTTTCGGTGTGGATGCCTACGGCTGGTTCGGTCTCAAACTGGATGGCGGCGCAGGAAGGTCGGGCACCGGCAACATTCCGGTAGACAGCGATGGCAGCCCGGAAAGCAACTTCAGCAGTGCCGGTGGCGCACTGAAAGTACGTTTCTCCAAGACCCTGCTCAAGTGGGGCCAGATGCAGCCTACTGCGCCGGTGTTCGCCGCAGGCGGCACCCGGTTATTCCCCCAGACGGCGACCGGACTTTCTCTGCAAAGCAGCGAAATAACCGGACTGGATCTTGAGGCTGGCCACTTCACCGCCGCCAACGGCCCGCAACATACCGACTCAGACGGCGAAATTTACGCGACCTACGCAGGGGTGACCGCCAACAGTGTTGATTATGTGGGCGGCAAGTATGCAATCACCGATGCCCTCTCCGTTTCGCTGTATGGATCAGAGTTCGAAGACATCTGGCGTCAATACTATGCCAATGCCAACTACACTTTGGCACTGGCCAACGACCAGTCTATGGTCTTTGACTTCAATATCTACCGCACTAACGATGAAGGCCAGGCCAAGGCTGGCGATATCAGCAACACTACCTGGTCGCTGTCTGGCGCCTATGCATTCCTGGCGGGCCACACTTTCACGCTCGCCTATCAACAAGTACACGGTGATGAGCCGTTCGACTATGCAGGCTTTGGCGATAACGGACCTGGCTCGAGCGCGGACTCGATCTTCCTCGCCAACTCGATTCAATATTCGGACTTCAACGGCCCGGGTGAAAAGTCCTGGCAGGCGCGTTATGACCTGGCCATGAGCGCCTACGGCGTGCCGGGTTTGAGTTTCATGGCGCGCTACGCCAACGGCAAGGACATCGACGGCACGAAGATGGCGCTGGACAGCCCGTATCGCGCGTACGGTTATGGTGAAGACGGCAAACATCACGAAACCAACCTGGAGGCCAAGTACGTCGTCCAGCAAGGCCCGGCCAAGGACCTTTCCGTACGCCTGCGTCAGGCCTGGCATCGTGGCAATGCCGATCAGGCCGAGGGCGACCAGAATGAATTCCGGGTGATTGTCGATTATCCGATTTCGATTCTTTAA
- the pstC gene encoding phosphate ABC transporter permease subunit PstC has protein sequence MTENTQYLSANVTEVESDGEKRAKRDHRHDLWFKRSLQAAAMLVLAMLGCIALSTLWGGSLAFQTFGFEFLTSTEWDVNAGKFGALVPIYGTLVTSFLALLIAVPVSFGIAIFLTEVAPPWLRMPVASAIELLAGIPSIIYGMWGLFVFGPFMAEHLSPWITENLGALPLIGPMFQGPPLGIGMLTAGIVLAIMITPFITSVMQEVFRTVPTTLKESAYALGGTTWEVVWDIVLPYTRSAVVGGVFLGLGRALGETMAVTFVLGNAHQFSASLMMPSSSIASVIANEFNEAYTDLHRSALIALGFLLFVVTFIVLALARLMLSRLSRKEGL, from the coding sequence ATGACTGAAAACACCCAATACCTGTCCGCTAACGTCACCGAAGTTGAATCCGATGGCGAAAAGCGCGCCAAGCGGGATCACCGCCATGACTTGTGGTTCAAGCGGTCGTTACAAGCAGCTGCCATGCTGGTGCTTGCAATGCTGGGTTGTATTGCACTGTCCACTCTCTGGGGCGGCAGTCTGGCATTTCAAACCTTCGGGTTTGAGTTTCTGACCAGTACCGAATGGGACGTGAACGCCGGCAAATTCGGCGCACTGGTTCCGATCTACGGCACACTGGTGACATCATTTCTGGCTTTGCTGATCGCCGTTCCGGTGAGTTTCGGCATTGCGATTTTCCTGACCGAAGTTGCGCCGCCCTGGTTGCGGATGCCTGTTGCCTCGGCCATCGAACTGTTGGCGGGGATTCCTTCGATCATTTATGGCATGTGGGGCCTGTTTGTATTCGGTCCGTTCATGGCTGAACACCTTTCGCCCTGGATCACCGAGAACCTGGGTGCATTGCCGCTGATCGGCCCGATGTTTCAGGGGCCGCCACTGGGTATCGGCATGCTCACGGCAGGTATCGTGCTGGCGATCATGATTACGCCGTTCATTACCTCGGTCATGCAGGAAGTCTTCCGCACCGTACCCACCACGTTGAAAGAGTCGGCTTACGCATTGGGCGGCACGACCTGGGAAGTGGTATGGGACATCGTTCTTCCCTATACGCGTTCAGCGGTAGTCGGCGGTGTGTTTCTCGGTCTGGGTCGCGCGTTGGGTGAAACCATGGCGGTGACCTTCGTGCTGGGTAACGCCCACCAATTCTCGGCCTCGCTGATGATGCCGAGCAGCTCTATCGCTTCGGTGATCGCCAACGAGTTCAACGAGGCCTACACCGACTTGCACCGTTCGGCCCTGATCGCTCTTGGCTTCCTGTTGTTTGTCGTCACCTTCATCGTGCTGGCTCTGGCCCGTCTGATGCTGTCTCGTCTGTCACGCAAGGAGGGGTTATGA
- the pstS gene encoding phosphate ABC transporter substrate-binding protein PstS: MILLTKKRLSLLIASLCLSGMAHATDVTGAGSSFVFPVISKWSQDYSKTADNRINYQSIGSGGGIAQIKAATVDFGASDAPLSADDLHAGGLGQFPSVIGGIVPIVNVEGVESGELKLDGPTIAEIFMGKIKKWNDPAIAELNSGVKLPDTAITVVHRSDGSGTTYNFTNYLSKVSPEWNETLKFGSTVVWPAGVGGKGNEGVSAYVKQIKGSIGYVEYSYAVTNKLAYTQLKNAAGKFIKPDAKAFAAAADTADWASAKDFNLIMTNAPGEAAWPITATTWIIMYKKAKNEEKSAAAFDFFKWSLNNGQKQAESLDYVALPKSLVDRVDAYWKTEFTK, from the coding sequence GTGATACTGCTGACTAAAAAACGCTTGTCGCTTCTGATCGCTTCGCTGTGCCTGAGCGGTATGGCCCATGCGACTGACGTAACGGGCGCTGGTTCGAGTTTCGTTTTTCCGGTTATCTCCAAGTGGTCCCAGGACTACAGCAAAACCGCGGACAACCGTATCAACTATCAGTCCATCGGTTCGGGCGGCGGTATCGCTCAGATCAAGGCGGCCACCGTTGACTTCGGCGCATCCGATGCCCCGCTGTCCGCAGACGATCTGCACGCTGGCGGCCTGGGTCAGTTCCCAAGCGTGATCGGCGGTATCGTGCCAATCGTCAACGTTGAAGGCGTGGAAAGCGGCGAGCTGAAGCTGGACGGCCCAACCATCGCCGAGATCTTCATGGGCAAAATCAAGAAGTGGAACGATCCAGCCATTGCTGAATTGAATTCCGGCGTGAAGCTGCCCGATACGGCTATCACCGTTGTTCACCGTTCGGACGGTTCGGGCACCACTTACAACTTCACCAACTACCTGAGCAAAGTCAGCCCGGAGTGGAACGAGACGTTGAAGTTCGGTTCGACAGTGGTCTGGCCAGCCGGTGTGGGTGGCAAGGGTAACGAGGGTGTTTCTGCCTACGTGAAGCAGATCAAAGGTTCGATCGGCTACGTCGAGTATTCCTACGCCGTTACCAACAAACTGGCTTACACCCAGCTGAAAAACGCTGCCGGCAAGTTTATCAAGCCTGACGCCAAGGCGTTCGCTGCAGCTGCCGACACCGCCGATTGGGCAAGCGCCAAAGACTTCAACCTGATCATGACCAACGCTCCAGGTGAAGCTGCATGGCCAATCACGGCCACCACCTGGATCATCATGTACAAAAAAGCCAAGAACGAAGAGAAAAGCGCAGCTGCTTTCGACTTCTTCAAATGGTCTTTGAACAACGGCCAGAAACAAGCCGAGTCGCTGGACTATGTGGCTCTGCCCAAGTCGCTGGTTGACCGCGTGGATGCCTACTGGAAAACGGAATTCACCAAGTAA
- a CDS encoding FAD-dependent oxidoreductase has protein sequence MHKADVIVVGGGLVGMSIAYGLALLGRQVCVLDEGDDAFRAARGNFGLLWVQSKGYHMSPYAQWTRDSVALWPQLDAALRADTGIEIHLRQPGGFQLCLSDEEMAEETRRLVWLREAFDGDYPFELLDPAQLRKRLPGIGPDVVGACFSPMDGHVNPLKLLRALYAACQLRGVQVISGQHVDAIGQHPEGFEVAVGEHRFHGKQLVLAAGLGNRPLGTELGLDVPVRPNRGQILVTERLKPFLHYPTTYVRQTDEGTVQLGDSLESVGFDDSTSSDVMGDIARRGVQCFPRLGQVRLVRAWGALRVLSADGFPIYDSPTTCPGAFVVSCHSGVTLAAVHVLRLAPWIAGQGDEQPIQPFSLARFSGTHEVRHAH, from the coding sequence ATGCATAAAGCTGATGTGATTGTCGTAGGCGGTGGTCTGGTGGGGATGTCCATTGCTTATGGACTGGCCTTGTTGGGGCGGCAGGTCTGCGTTCTGGACGAAGGCGACGATGCATTTCGCGCCGCGCGGGGCAACTTCGGCCTGCTCTGGGTCCAGAGCAAGGGCTACCACATGAGTCCCTACGCGCAGTGGACTCGCGATTCAGTGGCGTTATGGCCGCAACTGGATGCAGCGCTGCGTGCCGATACCGGAATCGAGATTCACCTGCGCCAGCCGGGCGGTTTTCAGCTGTGTCTGAGCGATGAGGAAATGGCCGAGGAAACCCGCCGTCTGGTGTGGCTGCGCGAGGCTTTCGACGGCGATTACCCTTTCGAGCTGCTGGACCCGGCGCAATTGCGCAAGCGCTTGCCGGGCATCGGTCCTGACGTGGTGGGCGCATGTTTTTCGCCCATGGACGGCCACGTCAATCCACTCAAGCTGCTGCGTGCCTTGTATGCGGCCTGCCAGTTGCGCGGGGTGCAGGTAATCAGCGGCCAGCACGTGGATGCCATCGGTCAACATCCCGAAGGTTTCGAAGTGGCGGTTGGCGAGCACCGTTTTCACGGCAAACAACTGGTGCTGGCTGCCGGACTGGGCAATCGGCCATTAGGCACCGAGCTAGGGCTGGACGTGCCGGTGCGGCCCAATCGCGGGCAGATTCTGGTCACGGAACGCCTCAAGCCGTTTTTGCATTACCCCACCACTTACGTCCGGCAAACCGACGAAGGCACCGTGCAGCTGGGCGATTCCCTGGAATCGGTGGGCTTCGATGACAGCACCAGCAGCGATGTGATGGGCGATATCGCCCGACGCGGGGTGCAGTGTTTTCCGCGTCTGGGTCAGGTGCGATTGGTCAGGGCCTGGGGCGCGTTGCGGGTATTGAGCGCCGACGGTTTTCCCATCTACGACTCACCGACGACTTGCCCTGGCGCCTTCGTGGTCAGTTGCCACAGCGGCGTCACGCTGGCCGCCGTGCACGTGTTGCGGCTTGCTCCGTGGATAGCCGGGCAGGGCGATGAACAGCCCATTCAGCCATTCAGCCTTGCCCGATTCAGCGGCACCCATGAGGTACGTCATGCTCACTGA
- a CDS encoding LysR substrate-binding domain-containing protein, whose amino-acid sequence MNLRQLEAFRAVILGQTVTRAAEMLHISQPAATRLIASLEDDIGFALFDRIKGRLQPTAEAMALYQEVQRSLIGVERIARTARDIHNLKRGALQIACAPAMGLAFLPRAIASFIAEHDQVQISLVVNSSREVIDLVASQRCDLGIIVLPNTYPSPRGEKLLATRMLCAVPAGHRLQDKPLIVPQDLEGEAFISYPHAIGSRQQIDTIFATHNVERQLRLETQLSLPMCGFVEQGLGVALVDAISAVEYRGKGIVFKAFEPAIEMDFCMLLPVHGEASRLQDSFLEHMHAFIKREIPEIYRF is encoded by the coding sequence ATGAATCTGCGGCAACTCGAAGCCTTCCGCGCGGTGATCCTTGGCCAGACGGTGACGCGTGCCGCAGAGATGCTGCATATCTCGCAACCGGCGGCGACTCGCCTGATCGCCAGCCTCGAAGATGACATCGGCTTTGCGCTGTTCGACCGCATCAAAGGCCGCTTGCAGCCCACTGCCGAAGCCATGGCCCTGTATCAGGAGGTGCAAAGATCGCTGATCGGCGTCGAGCGCATCGCCCGCACTGCGCGGGACATCCATAACCTCAAGCGCGGCGCGCTGCAGATCGCTTGCGCGCCAGCCATGGGTTTGGCTTTTTTACCGCGAGCCATTGCCAGCTTCATCGCCGAGCATGATCAGGTGCAGATTTCCCTGGTGGTGAATTCGTCGCGAGAAGTGATTGACCTGGTGGCCAGTCAACGCTGCGACCTGGGCATCATTGTCCTGCCCAACACCTATCCAAGTCCTCGTGGCGAGAAGTTGCTCGCAACCCGAATGCTGTGCGCGGTTCCCGCAGGGCATCGCCTGCAGGACAAACCCCTCATCGTGCCGCAGGACCTTGAAGGTGAGGCCTTCATCTCATACCCGCACGCCATCGGCTCGCGGCAACAGATTGATACGATTTTCGCGACCCATAATGTGGAGCGCCAATTGCGCCTGGAAACCCAGCTGTCGCTGCCCATGTGCGGCTTCGTCGAGCAAGGTCTGGGAGTCGCGCTGGTCGATGCGATCAGCGCCGTGGAATATCGCGGAAAAGGCATTGTATTCAAAGCCTTCGAGCCGGCAATCGAGATGGATTTCTGCATGCTGTTGCCGGTGCACGGCGAAGCTTCGCGCCTGCAGGACAGTTTCCTTGAGCACATGCATGCCTTCATCAAGAGGGAGATTCCCGAAATCTATCGGTTCTGA
- a CDS encoding (2Fe-2S)-binding protein — protein sequence MLTEALFRSLDSAAGRVDIQFEGQLLSVPADMSLAAALLASGVHQTRESAINGRPGAPYCMMGVCFECVVEIDGLANCQACLTAVRPGMSVRVQAGARDLLPWSDEDE from the coding sequence ATGCTCACTGAAGCGTTGTTTCGCAGTCTCGACAGTGCGGCCGGGCGCGTCGATATCCAGTTCGAGGGGCAGCTTTTGTCTGTTCCCGCCGACATGTCCCTGGCGGCCGCGTTACTGGCCAGCGGCGTCCACCAGACCCGGGAAAGTGCCATCAACGGCAGGCCTGGCGCGCCTTATTGCATGATGGGCGTCTGCTTTGAGTGCGTGGTGGAGATCGATGGGCTGGCCAATTGTCAGGCCTGTCTTACTGCCGTGCGGCCCGGCATGAGCGTGCGGGTTCAGGCCGGCGCTCGGGACCTGTTGCCGTGGAGCGACGAAGATGAATGA
- a CDS encoding VRR-NUC domain-containing protein encodes MPTLELENPFYYLDNFRQVLAWIAQRYDDLLDEQERHFITTFDALPQPAQGLLVRMVMRKGLLFRASKLSYEEIGDTRLAVMPLLHTGWVDPRPALSLEQLFALLRKAELSQCFKHHGVKGVERKTELLARLQPLHESALALDEWFAEIDDKVFQLTVMPICDRLRLLYFGNLYQEWSEFVLADLGIYRYEKVEFSPQSRGIAERADIDTCLALHLCRQALDDAADLTELALAAIAINTSNPWLRMRHGKLLFQIGQQAERLQDWPLALRVYEQSQYPGARSRRIRVLERSAEYAQALVLLEHAQAAPENDAEKQHLLRILPRLQRKLGLAGKQRRVVRDVQRLDLCVAPRPDLRVEQLIQLHLAEEGSQVHYVENTLINSLFGLLCWPAIFAPLPGAFFHPFHSGPADLHSPDFYQRRAALFEECLAQLDCDAWQATIREHYLSKFGLQSPFVFWGALTPELLEQALLCLPVEHLRHWFRRLLLDIKANRTGMPDLIQFFPEQRRYRMIEVKGPGDRLQDNQLRWLDFCAEHGMPVVVCYVRWEVVPVDEVSCTGISA; translated from the coding sequence GTGCCTACGTTAGAACTGGAAAACCCTTTCTACTACCTCGATAACTTTCGTCAGGTCCTGGCCTGGATCGCCCAGCGCTATGACGATTTGCTCGATGAGCAGGAACGGCATTTCATCACCACCTTCGACGCGTTGCCGCAACCCGCACAAGGGCTGCTGGTGCGCATGGTCATGCGCAAGGGCCTGTTGTTTCGGGCCAGCAAGCTCAGTTACGAAGAAATCGGTGATACCCGGCTGGCGGTCATGCCGTTGTTGCACACCGGTTGGGTCGATCCTCGGCCGGCGTTGAGCCTCGAACAACTCTTCGCCTTGCTGCGCAAGGCGGAACTGAGCCAGTGTTTCAAGCATCACGGGGTAAAGGGCGTCGAACGCAAAACCGAGCTGCTCGCCCGATTGCAGCCATTGCATGAGTCGGCGCTGGCGCTGGACGAATGGTTCGCCGAGATCGACGACAAGGTTTTCCAGCTGACCGTCATGCCCATCTGCGACCGGCTGCGGCTGTTGTATTTCGGCAATCTGTACCAGGAATGGTCCGAGTTCGTGCTGGCTGATCTGGGCATCTACCGCTATGAGAAAGTCGAATTTTCCCCGCAGTCCCGAGGCATTGCCGAGCGTGCGGACATCGACACCTGCCTGGCGCTGCACCTGTGTCGTCAAGCTTTGGATGATGCAGCGGATCTGACCGAGCTGGCGCTCGCGGCCATCGCGATCAATACCTCGAACCCATGGTTACGCATGCGGCATGGCAAATTGCTGTTTCAGATCGGGCAGCAGGCCGAGCGCTTGCAGGATTGGCCACTGGCGTTGCGCGTCTATGAACAAAGCCAATATCCCGGAGCGCGCTCCCGGCGAATTCGCGTGCTGGAGCGCAGCGCCGAGTATGCGCAGGCCTTGGTCTTGCTGGAGCACGCGCAGGCCGCCCCGGAAAACGACGCGGAAAAACAGCATCTGCTGCGCATCTTGCCGCGTCTGCAACGCAAGCTGGGCCTGGCCGGCAAGCAACGGCGCGTGGTGCGCGATGTGCAACGGCTGGACCTGTGCGTTGCGCCGCGCCCGGATCTGCGCGTCGAGCAATTGATTCAGCTGCATCTGGCCGAGGAGGGCAGCCAGGTGCACTACGTCGAAAACACCCTGATCAATTCGTTGTTTGGCCTGCTGTGCTGGCCGGCGATTTTTGCGCCATTGCCCGGGGCGTTCTTTCATCCGTTCCACAGCGGACCTGCGGATTTGCACAGCCCGGATTTTTATCAACGCCGCGCCGCATTGTTCGAGGAATGCCTGGCGCAGCTGGATTGCGATGCATGGCAGGCCACTATCCGCGAGCACTATCTGAGCAAGTTCGGCCTGCAATCGCCGTTCGTGTTCTGGGGCGCGCTGACGCCAGAACTGCTGGAACAGGCCTTGCTGTGTTTGCCGGTCGAGCATCTGCGCCACTGGTTTCGCCGCCTGCTGCTGGACATCAAGGCCAATCGCACCGGCATGCCCGACCTGATCCAGTTTTTCCCGGAGCAGCGCCGCTATCGCATGATCGAAGTCAAAGGCCCCGGCGACCGCCTGCAGGACAACCAACTGCGCTGGCTGGATTTCTGCGCCGAGCATGGCATGCCGGTGGTGGTGTGTTATGTGCGGTGGGAGGTTGTGCCGGTGGATGAGGTCAGTTGCACCGGGATATCAGCGTGA